CGTGATGGCACTCGGCGCCGCGTACGTCGCGTTATCCGTTTTTCCCGCCGTTTTTCCCGGGAGCGAGGAGCTACCACGGGGCGCCCTGCTGATCGTCGTCGTCCTGACGGCCGGTCCTGGACTGGTTCTACTCTACGGCGGCTATCGACTGGCACAATCGTCGGTTCACGCGGCGCTCTACGGCCGGATCGCCGGCTGGTGTCTCGGCGCGATCGGGGTCATGGCAACCATCTTCGCCATCTCGAGTCTCGTCAGCGACCTGGCGAGTGTCGTCCCGAACGTGTTGATCCTCACCGCGCTGAGCGCCCTCGCCGGTTTCGGACTGGGTGTCTACGACGCTCAGGCACGGACGCGGGCGCGGGAGGCCGAGCAAAGGAGCCACGAACTCGCCTATCAGAACAATCGACTGGAGAGTTTCGCGGGTATGCTCGCCCACGAACTTCGGAACCCGCTGACGATCGCCAAGGGCTACCACGAGCAGTCGCGCCCGCGAGACGAAGATGCCGCCAGACAGGTGGCACTCGCTCACGAGCGCATCGAGGAGATGATCGATATTCTCCTCGTCATCGTCCGTGAATCGCCCGTACACGTAGACGAGAGCCGGATCAACCTCACGGACGTGGCCGAACAGGCGTGGGACGCCACCGAGGAAACGGCGACGGCCACGCTCGTCCTCGATACTGACCGATCGATTCGCGGCGACGCGGTGCACCTGCATCACCTGCTGGCGAACCTCTTTCAGAACAGTCTGGAGCACGCTCACGAGGGTGTGACCGTTCGCGTCGGTGACCTCGAGGACGGCTTCTACGTGGAGGACGACGGCCCCGGTATCCCGCCGGAGACCCACAGCCAGGTCGTCGAGCCGGGTTTTACGACGAGTTCGCGCGGGACGGGACTCGGTCTAACGCTCGTCACCCAGCTAGCCGCGATCTACGACTGGGACTGGGCGCTCTCCGAGAGTAGAGATGGCGGAGCCCGATTCGAGTTCACCGAGGTCGACCTCGTGTAATCCGCTGTCGAGACTCGAGTAGCCGGCTGTCGAGACCTGAATCGTCCGTAACAGCACCCGTCGTCACGCGATGTCCCGACTCGTGTCGATCTCGACCTGCTCGGAGAGCTGAAGTTTAATGATCTCGGGGGAGGCACCGCCGCCCCGGAATTTCGGGATCGCAAGGTGGTTCTCGATCTCGGTCCCATCGAGGGACGTCCGCAGGTCGAAGACGGCGTCGGCGACGTGTTCGGTGGTCGGCCGGTTGTCGGAGGGATTCGGGCGCTTGAGACAGTGGAGGACGGCGATCGAGCCCG
This region of Natronosalvus halobius genomic DNA includes:
- a CDS encoding sensor histidine kinase, translated to MALGAAYVALSVFPAVFPGSEELPRGALLIVVVLTAGPGLVLLYGGYRLAQSSVHAALYGRIAGWCLGAIGVMATIFAISSLVSDLASVVPNVLILTALSALAGFGLGVYDAQARTRAREAEQRSHELAYQNNRLESFAGMLAHELRNPLTIAKGYHEQSRPRDEDAARQVALAHERIEEMIDILLVIVRESPVHVDESRINLTDVAEQAWDATEETATATLVLDTDRSIRGDAVHLHHLLANLFQNSLEHAHEGVTVRVGDLEDGFYVEDDGPGIPPETHSQVVEPGFTTSSRGTGLGLTLVTQLAAIYDWDWALSESRDGGARFEFTEVDLV